A portion of the Acidihalobacter yilgarnensis genome contains these proteins:
- a CDS encoding type 1 glutamine amidotransferase: MQNYVVVQNTYSEFLGLIEKQLEKRDIGFDYYRPFLGQGLPPSAGQFDGLFILGGASSTLDEEALPYRNDVINLIHLFQKSRRPVVGFGLGGLLVAESAGGIGREYPPYTAGFVTAHKTSAGEGDALAEAIDGRRVLVLYHGGVDLPAGVEPLLVDDDGRWLAIRPDSMTYGMLFRPEMKPGMIEDIIMEDSHNPPPNLPALLGEARMEWGGMQETTDAVAVALVKSLGLMQARHKTPVFSLKVE; the protein is encoded by the coding sequence ATGCAGAACTACGTGGTCGTGCAGAACACCTATTCGGAATTTCTCGGCTTGATCGAGAAGCAGCTTGAAAAGCGCGATATAGGCTTTGACTATTACCGGCCCTTCCTGGGTCAGGGCCTGCCGCCCAGCGCCGGCCAATTCGATGGGTTGTTCATACTGGGCGGCGCTTCGTCCACGCTGGACGAGGAGGCGTTGCCTTATCGTAACGACGTGATCAACCTGATTCACTTGTTCCAGAAGTCGCGTCGCCCGGTGGTCGGGTTTGGGTTGGGTGGTCTGTTGGTTGCCGAATCGGCTGGTGGCATTGGACGTGAGTATCCACCCTATACCGCGGGATTTGTCACCGCACACAAGACTAGCGCCGGGGAGGGAGATGCGCTCGCTGAAGCAATCGACGGGCGTCGCGTGCTGGTGCTTTACCACGGTGGCGTCGACCTGCCGGCAGGTGTCGAACCCCTCCTGGTGGACGATGACGGGCGTTGGCTTGCCATTCGCCCGGACTCGATGACATACGGCATGCTTTTCCGCCCTGAAATGAAACCGGGGATGATCGAGGACATCATCATGGAAGATTCCCATAATCCACCACCGAACCTGCCGGCACTGTTGGGTGAGGCGCGTATGGAGTGGGGCGGCATGCAAGAAACGACCGATGCAGTGGCCGTTGCTTTGGTCAAGTCACTTGGGCTCATGCAGGCCCGTCATAAGACCCCCGTTTTCAGCCTCAAGGTGGAATAA
- a CDS encoding DUF4124 domain-containing protein, protein MAAALLFVTPFIAHAAIYKWVDGQGVTHYSQTPPSGQRYTQIDTPEGNGMQMPGPNPPTATGSPAPKVPHAAPTKPTKIPHLKQNCALANQNIKTLEMPRRVRVVKPDGSVEWLDDAQRAQRLEQAKSFVKRFCTQN, encoded by the coding sequence TTGGCGGCGGCGCTGTTGTTCGTCACGCCATTCATCGCGCATGCGGCGATTTATAAATGGGTGGATGGGCAGGGCGTGACGCACTATAGCCAAACGCCCCCTTCCGGACAGCGTTATACGCAAATCGACACGCCCGAGGGCAACGGCATGCAAATGCCTGGGCCAAACCCACCGACGGCGACGGGTAGCCCTGCCCCCAAGGTGCCTCACGCAGCACCGACAAAACCCACGAAGATCCCGCACCTCAAGCAAAACTGCGCGCTCGCGAACCAGAACATCAAGACCCTCGAAATGCCGCGCCGCGTCCGGGTCGTCAAGCCCGACGGCAGCGTTGAATGGCTGGATGATGCACAACGGGCCCAACGCCTGGAGCAGGCGAAATCCTTCGTCAAACGTTTCTGCACGCAGAACTGA
- a CDS encoding proline--tRNA ligase — protein MRVSQFPLTTLKEIPAEAEIVSHQLMLRAGLIRRLASGLYTWLPLGLRVLRKVEHVVREEMDAAGALEIMMPCVQPAELWQESARWEKYGPELLRFKDRHQREFCFGPTHEEVITDIARRELRSYKQLPLNFYQIQTKFRDEIRPRFGVMRSREFIMKDAYSFHVDEASLDETYRRMHETYTRIFTRLGLDFRAVAADTGSIGGDASHEFHVLADAGEDAIAFADAGDYAANVELAEATPGITERPQPSEALRLVDTPNAKTIQALVEQFELPIERTIKTLIVRASVEAGSGLIALILRGDHQLNAIKAEKLPEVASPLQFADEAEIRAAIGAGPGSLGPIGLPIPFIVDRSAAVISDFGAGANIDGQHHFGVNWNRDVSLGPVADLRNVVEGDYSPDGKGRLRIVRGIEVGHIFKLGRTYSERLNATVLDEQGQPAVLSMGCYGIGVSRIVGAAIEQNHDARGIVWPIPIAPFQVAIAPINLHKSQRLRDAVDTLYQTLREAGFEVLLDDRDVRPGVMFADLELIGIPHRIVLSERGLDAGEAEYKGRQDAESRQVPLGALVEFLRQST, from the coding sequence ATGCGCGTTTCACAATTTCCGCTTACAACCCTCAAGGAAATCCCTGCCGAGGCCGAAATCGTCAGTCACCAGCTCATGCTGCGCGCCGGCCTCATCCGCCGACTCGCCTCTGGGCTCTACACCTGGTTGCCCTTGGGGCTGCGTGTGCTGCGCAAGGTCGAGCACGTTGTACGCGAGGAAATGGACGCCGCTGGCGCCCTGGAAATCATGATGCCCTGCGTGCAGCCGGCCGAACTGTGGCAGGAATCGGCGCGCTGGGAAAAATACGGCCCGGAACTACTGCGCTTCAAAGACCGCCACCAGCGCGAATTCTGCTTCGGCCCGACGCATGAAGAGGTCATTACCGACATCGCGCGCCGCGAGCTGCGCAGCTACAAGCAGCTGCCGTTGAACTTCTATCAAATCCAAACCAAGTTCCGCGACGAAATCCGCCCACGCTTCGGTGTAATGCGTTCGCGCGAATTCATCATGAAGGACGCCTACTCTTTTCACGTCGACGAGGCCTCGCTGGACGAAACCTACCGGCGCATGCATGAAACCTACACACGCATCTTCACCCGGCTCGGACTGGATTTCCGTGCAGTCGCCGCCGATACCGGCTCCATCGGTGGCGACGCCTCGCATGAGTTCCATGTCCTGGCCGATGCCGGCGAAGATGCCATCGCCTTCGCCGATGCCGGCGACTATGCCGCCAACGTCGAGTTGGCCGAGGCCACGCCGGGCATCACCGAACGTCCGCAGCCCAGCGAAGCTCTGCGACTCGTGGATACGCCGAACGCCAAAACCATCCAGGCCCTGGTCGAGCAGTTCGAGCTACCGATCGAACGCACGATCAAAACCCTCATCGTGCGTGCCAGCGTCGAAGCCGGCAGCGGGTTGATCGCACTGATCCTGCGGGGCGATCATCAACTCAACGCCATCAAGGCCGAGAAGCTACCCGAAGTCGCAAGCCCATTGCAGTTCGCGGATGAAGCGGAAATCCGTGCGGCTATCGGCGCCGGGCCCGGCTCTCTCGGTCCCATCGGCCTACCCATCCCCTTCATCGTCGACCGCAGCGCGGCCGTGATCTCGGACTTCGGCGCCGGTGCCAACATCGATGGCCAGCATCATTTCGGCGTCAACTGGAACCGCGATGTGTCGCTTGGCCCTGTCGCGGACCTGCGCAACGTGGTTGAGGGCGATTACAGCCCGGACGGCAAGGGACGCCTGCGCATCGTCCGTGGCATCGAGGTCGGACACATTTTCAAGCTGGGGCGCACCTACAGCGAGCGCCTGAACGCCACCGTGCTGGACGAACAAGGGCAGCCAGCGGTGCTGTCCATGGGCTGTTACGGCATTGGTGTCTCGCGCATCGTGGGCGCGGCCATCGAACAGAATCATGATGCTCGCGGCATCGTCTGGCCCATCCCGATCGCACCCTTCCAGGTCGCCATCGCACCGATCAATCTGCACAAGTCGCAGCGCCTGCGTGACGCCGTCGATACCTTGTATCAGACCTTGCGCGAGGCTGGATTCGAGGTACTGCTCGACGACCGCGACGTTCGACCCGGTGTCATGTTCGCCGATTTGGAGCTGATCGGCATACCGCATAGGATCGTGCTCAGTGAACGCGGTCTTGATGCCGGCGAAGCCGAATACAAGGGACGGCAGGATGCAGAATCCCGGCAGGTGCCGCTCGGGGCCCTGGTGGAATTTCTGCGCCAGAGCACCTGA
- a CDS encoding efflux RND transporter periplasmic adaptor subunit: MAKLETVVVRGLPAYAEFPGSVVSSDRVQVASRLMGYVQGLHVHEGQHVKAGQLLLSIDPSDVKGQIAQAGASLDKARAALDDAAANERRYKALYAQQAVPAQQYQRVQMAYRVALGDVAAARAGLKTARAQLHYAEVRAPFAGVVVSKSVNDGQLTAPGQRLLTLDGAAHLQVVTQLSDQAFRGLKLGQALTVEVDGLDAKSKTLSGTVERLVDATDPMTHTHMVKIALSAGSPVQSGDYARVRIVVGQHTGIVVPMTAVKRRGGIDGVFVVDAQDIAHFRMVRLGPPVGDAIEVLAGLVSGDRVVVSARGRLDNGVHVQVDSAS; this comes from the coding sequence ATGGCAAAGCTCGAAACGGTGGTGGTACGCGGTTTGCCCGCTTATGCCGAGTTTCCCGGTAGCGTGGTCTCGTCTGATCGCGTACAGGTGGCCTCGCGACTCATGGGTTATGTGCAGGGTTTGCACGTGCATGAGGGGCAGCACGTAAAGGCTGGGCAGTTGTTGCTGAGCATCGATCCGAGTGACGTCAAGGGGCAGATCGCACAGGCCGGCGCAAGCCTCGACAAGGCGCGGGCGGCTCTAGACGATGCCGCGGCGAATGAGCGCCGGTACAAGGCCCTCTATGCACAGCAGGCAGTGCCGGCGCAGCAGTATCAGCGGGTGCAGATGGCCTACCGGGTTGCTTTGGGGGATGTGGCCGCGGCGCGGGCCGGTCTGAAGACTGCCCGCGCGCAGCTGCATTACGCCGAAGTGCGCGCACCCTTTGCGGGCGTCGTGGTGTCCAAATCGGTCAATGACGGACAACTGACCGCACCGGGGCAGCGATTGTTGACGCTCGATGGCGCAGCGCATTTGCAGGTGGTCACGCAGTTGAGTGACCAGGCCTTTCGCGGGCTCAAGCTTGGCCAGGCATTGACGGTCGAAGTGGATGGGCTTGACGCCAAGTCGAAGACTTTGAGCGGGACGGTGGAGCGTCTAGTGGATGCCACTGATCCGATGACGCATACCCACATGGTCAAGATTGCGCTATCCGCGGGCAGCCCGGTGCAAAGCGGCGATTATGCGCGTGTGCGCATCGTGGTCGGCCAGCATACTGGCATCGTGGTGCCGATGACCGCCGTGAAGCGGCGCGGTGGCATCGATGGGGTTTTCGTGGTTGATGCCCAGGATATCGCGCATTTCCGCATGGTGCGTCTGGGTCCGCCCGTCGGTGATGCCATCGAGGTGCTGGCCGGGCTGGTGAGCGGTGATCGTGTCGTCGTGTCGGCCCGGGGGCGTTTGGACAATGGCGTGCATGTACAGGTGGACAGCGCGTCATGA
- a CDS encoding TolC family protein, with product MIGILSDGRASGRCSLLALALLVSAFAPASAADQEDATGSAALGFEQAMRMALAQTPQMLTARAQLDEARGGVREARGHLLPRLSASLTAMGSDNPLNVFGMKLSQGNATFNDFGANQFLGPQSLTTAPNNLNNPGWYRNYQPKLSLQIPIYNGGQAWGGLAQARAYLAAAQLGDAAARQHLLFEVLGAYVGVGAAQAFVGVAQKGIAAADAYVTLSEKLFGQGVVSKSDLLRAKLHLTNARLQGEEARNALEDQRAHLRMLVGLPADAPLRLSQRIRVSLPAMDLGKLRQQGVGANPRVQAQMFQVEAAQAGVEVARASYMPHFNVEISREWNSPSLNGGRPSYTVAGVLSWNLFDFGARGGALDGAEARVMQRQAQAREVREKTELAVGKAWREVRLAAERVSARNQAIGEATEAERLAQLRYEKGVSTIAELLAAQTELDKARSQLVAARYQAVMARAGLLLALGQLHMTALKAQPATAL from the coding sequence ATGATTGGGATTCTATCGGATGGTCGAGCATCGGGGCGATGCTCGTTACTTGCCCTGGCGCTGCTGGTCTCGGCATTCGCGCCGGCTAGCGCTGCAGATCAGGAAGATGCCACGGGGAGTGCCGCGCTGGGCTTCGAGCAAGCGATGAGAATGGCGCTCGCGCAGACGCCGCAGATGCTCACCGCGCGGGCGCAGCTGGACGAGGCGAGGGGCGGGGTGCGCGAGGCACGTGGACATTTGTTACCCCGGCTCAGCGCATCCCTGACGGCAATGGGCAGCGACAATCCGCTCAATGTCTTCGGCATGAAGCTCTCTCAAGGAAACGCCACGTTCAATGACTTCGGGGCCAATCAGTTTCTCGGGCCGCAGAGTCTGACCACTGCGCCGAACAATCTGAACAATCCCGGTTGGTATCGAAATTATCAGCCCAAGTTGTCCCTGCAGATACCGATTTACAACGGTGGGCAGGCTTGGGGTGGCTTGGCGCAAGCGCGGGCCTATCTGGCCGCAGCCCAGCTGGGTGATGCAGCCGCGCGGCAGCACTTGCTATTCGAGGTGCTTGGCGCGTATGTGGGGGTGGGTGCCGCGCAGGCCTTTGTCGGCGTTGCGCAAAAAGGGATTGCCGCCGCCGATGCCTATGTGACGCTCAGTGAGAAGCTGTTCGGCCAAGGTGTCGTTTCAAAGAGCGACCTGTTGCGGGCAAAGCTGCATTTGACGAATGCGCGTCTGCAAGGCGAGGAGGCGCGCAATGCACTGGAGGACCAACGCGCACATCTGCGGATGCTGGTCGGATTACCCGCGGATGCACCCTTGCGTCTCAGTCAGCGTATTCGCGTGTCTTTGCCCGCGATGGACTTGGGGAAACTCAGGCAGCAGGGCGTGGGCGCCAATCCGCGCGTACAGGCACAGATGTTCCAGGTCGAAGCAGCGCAGGCCGGTGTAGAAGTGGCACGTGCGAGTTACATGCCGCACTTCAATGTTGAAATCAGTCGTGAATGGAACAGTCCGTCGCTTAACGGTGGTAGGCCCTCGTATACCGTTGCTGGCGTCCTGTCCTGGAATCTGTTCGATTTCGGTGCCCGCGGCGGCGCGCTCGATGGCGCCGAGGCGCGCGTAATGCAGCGCCAGGCCCAGGCGCGCGAGGTGCGCGAGAAAACCGAGCTGGCGGTTGGCAAGGCTTGGCGCGAGGTGCGCCTGGCCGCCGAGCGCGTGTCGGCCCGAAACCAGGCCATTGGCGAAGCGACCGAAGCTGAACGGCTTGCGCAGCTGCGTTACGAAAAGGGCGTATCGACCATCGCCGAACTCCTGGCCGCGCAAACCGAACTCGATAAGGCACGCAGTCAGCTGGTGGCGGCGCGCTATCAAGCCGTGATGGCGCGTGCCGGTTTATTGCTGGCGCTCGGTCAGTTGCACATGACGGCACTGAAGGCGCAGCCGGCCACGGCACTTTGA
- a CDS encoding Crp/Fnr family transcriptional regulator, giving the protein MLPIPANKRGAAGKRLQALFEDLPEHERRTLLAFAEFLASRAPKTAPVAQTPVPQPRPEKESVVKAVRRLSATYPMLDKAKMLNQTSALMAQHVMHGRAAVEVIDELEVLFESHYNQYRKDRDEDSTE; this is encoded by the coding sequence ATGTTGCCGATCCCTGCCAATAAGCGTGGAGCGGCGGGCAAGCGTTTGCAGGCGCTGTTCGAGGACCTCCCGGAGCACGAGCGGCGCACGCTGTTGGCGTTCGCAGAATTCCTTGCTTCGCGGGCACCCAAGACGGCGCCGGTGGCTCAGACGCCGGTGCCGCAACCGAGGCCAGAGAAAGAATCGGTAGTCAAGGCGGTGCGTAGGCTTTCTGCGACTTATCCCATGCTCGATAAGGCGAAAATGCTTAATCAGACCTCCGCGCTGATGGCCCAGCATGTGATGCATGGGCGCGCAGCGGTTGAGGTGATCGACGAGCTGGAGGTTTTGTTCGAGTCTCATTACAACCAGTATCGGAAGGATCGGGACGAAGATTCGACTGAATGA
- a CDS encoding acylphosphatase, with the protein MSCLRWWVSGQVQGVSFRAATRDRALALGLCGYVHNLPDGRVAVYACGAMTALQALDQWLHQGPPAARVSQVEQATADDENPRGFVIRR; encoded by the coding sequence ATGAGCTGCCTGCGCTGGTGGGTGTCCGGTCAAGTGCAGGGGGTATCGTTTCGTGCGGCGACGCGTGACCGGGCGCTGGCGCTGGGCCTGTGCGGGTATGTCCACAACCTGCCAGATGGACGCGTCGCGGTGTATGCCTGTGGTGCCATGACGGCTTTGCAGGCGCTGGATCAATGGCTACATCAGGGGCCACCCGCCGCGCGCGTTTCACAGGTCGAGCAGGCGACGGCGGATGACGAGAACCCAAGAGGCTTCGTCATCCGCCGCTAA
- a CDS encoding phenylpyruvate tautomerase MIF-related protein: MPLLNIELSQALAPPAINALLDESSSLVAGILGKPEAYMMVRYQHNPDMRLGGRDDPLALLKLSSIGLPDEMPAKLSEALCALIERHTGIPGTRIYLLFADIPRQHWGHDGTTF; this comes from the coding sequence ATGCCACTGCTCAACATCGAACTCAGCCAGGCCCTTGCCCCTCCCGCCATCAACGCCTTGCTTGACGAATCGTCCAGCCTCGTCGCCGGCATCCTAGGCAAGCCAGAGGCCTACATGATGGTCAGGTACCAGCACAATCCTGACATGCGCCTCGGTGGACGTGACGATCCGCTGGCACTTCTCAAACTCAGCAGTATCGGCCTGCCTGACGAGATGCCCGCGAAGCTCAGTGAAGCTCTGTGCGCCCTGATTGAGCGCCACACCGGGATACCCGGTACGCGGATCTACCTCCTGTTTGCCGATATCCCCAGACAACACTGGGGACACGACGGCACTACCTTCTGA
- a CDS encoding efflux RND transporter permease subunit encodes MSEQKTDSRLNLAGRLAQGFLTSKITVLIMLALTLFGTLAVIVTPRLYNPEIVVPAASILVMRPGSGPEEIQNQVVRPLEALMAGLKGVEHTYGYAVNDMGVVTVQFQVGANEERSLLLLYNQLMRNMDRLPPGTMQPLVKSIGINDVPVLAVTLSSNRLDEVALRELGERVLQQLRSVPNVGDSHVIGGQRPAVNVQIEPGRLSAAGLGLDQVLKLLKASNVVIPAGHLVNSNQQVDLRVSAAFANVAELGNIVVGVVRGKPIYLRDVARVTLGARDHDEYVSEALGAAGVRGDVTAGDAVPAVTLAIGKRAGANAVTVSGAVLSKLHRLEREMLPQGVHVSVTRDYGQRANDAVNTLMEHLAIAIIVVAFILLFFLGWREAIIVTLTVPLTLFVVLGVGWMMGQTINRISLFALILSLGLLVDAAIVVIENIHRHLHHGDCRDYGGMLVRATNEIGNPTNIATIAVILAFIPMAFVSGMMGPFMRPIPINVPVAMVASLILAYIVVPWVAYRWLKGKAMATLARRSDLEEAGQSQEDWLHRSYVAVIRPLIASGRKRSVFFLVVVGLLLLSMLMPAWQFIRPSGMNGPISPLGVSLQMLPDGNVSTFTVEIDTPAGTALAETGRVAQAVGEVLAGNRYVTHYQTYLGRTGPLSFAGMVRGDALRKGSNLAQIVVNLIGAHDRPHTSVVVTKAWKALAPVRRAFPLSRIKLFMTPPGPPVRSQVLAELYGPNYETLRQSAALVKQDFEKVYGMINIDDSVTATAPEYLIHVDARKAMLAGIVPAQVAKVVHDYVAGIEVGTLRVAHAPEPVELIVRLKQADRSWIQQVRDLRVTNAQGRSVPVGSLVRIEPASVAKPILDRDQHPVVYVMGDMLDASPVYATLTLNKMLDDTTLPNGVHVTTANLGFVDAQPHDVTHYQLLWGGDMRLTLDVFRDLGAAFIVALVFIYLLLVAYYQSFALPMIVMGAIPLTLVGIFPGHWLFHMPFNATSMIGFIALAGIVVRNSLLLIDFILEYRRRGYSLADSVIEAGAIRFRPILLTALAIIFGSAVMVSDPVFGGLAVSLIFGTLASTLLTLVVIPLMYYLWQRREDARAGTA; translated from the coding sequence ATGAGCGAGCAAAAGACGGACAGCCGGTTGAATCTCGCCGGGCGCCTGGCGCAGGGCTTTCTGACGTCCAAGATCACGGTGCTGATCATGCTGGCGCTGACCTTGTTCGGCACTCTCGCTGTGATAGTTACCCCGCGTTTGTACAACCCCGAGATCGTGGTGCCCGCCGCCTCGATCCTGGTCATGCGTCCGGGCAGCGGTCCGGAAGAAATCCAGAATCAGGTGGTTCGACCGCTGGAGGCATTGATGGCCGGGCTTAAGGGTGTGGAACACACCTATGGGTATGCGGTCAACGATATGGGCGTCGTGACCGTGCAGTTTCAGGTGGGCGCTAATGAGGAGCGCAGCTTGCTGCTGCTCTACAACCAGCTGATGCGTAACATGGATCGGCTGCCGCCGGGGACGATGCAGCCGCTGGTCAAGAGCATCGGCATCAACGACGTGCCGGTGTTGGCGGTTACGCTGAGCTCCAATCGCCTTGATGAGGTTGCCCTGCGCGAGCTGGGTGAGCGGGTACTGCAGCAGCTACGCAGCGTTCCGAATGTCGGCGACAGTCATGTAATCGGCGGGCAACGTCCGGCCGTGAATGTGCAGATCGAACCCGGTCGTCTATCCGCTGCCGGTCTCGGCCTGGATCAGGTGCTCAAGCTGCTCAAGGCCTCCAATGTCGTCATTCCGGCGGGTCATCTGGTCAACAGCAACCAGCAGGTCGACTTGAGGGTCAGCGCGGCCTTTGCCAATGTGGCCGAACTGGGCAACATCGTGGTCGGCGTGGTGCGAGGCAAGCCCATCTATCTCCGGGACGTGGCCCGGGTTACGCTCGGCGCGCGTGATCACGACGAATATGTGAGCGAGGCCCTTGGTGCGGCCGGTGTGCGGGGCGACGTCACCGCCGGCGATGCCGTGCCGGCGGTGACGCTGGCCATCGGCAAGCGTGCGGGCGCCAATGCGGTGACCGTGTCTGGCGCGGTGTTGTCCAAGCTACATCGCCTTGAACGTGAGATGTTGCCGCAGGGTGTGCACGTTAGCGTGACGCGCGACTATGGGCAGCGAGCCAATGATGCGGTCAACACGCTGATGGAGCATCTCGCCATCGCCATCATCGTCGTGGCCTTCATCCTGCTGTTTTTCCTCGGCTGGCGAGAGGCGATCATCGTCACGTTAACGGTGCCACTGACGCTGTTCGTGGTGCTGGGCGTCGGTTGGATGATGGGTCAGACCATCAACCGGATTTCCTTGTTTGCACTGATCCTGTCGCTGGGACTGCTGGTTGATGCGGCCATCGTGGTGATCGAGAACATTCACCGCCATCTACATCACGGCGATTGCCGTGACTACGGCGGGATGTTGGTACGCGCGACGAATGAGATTGGCAATCCGACCAATATCGCGACCATTGCGGTCATTCTCGCCTTTATTCCGATGGCCTTCGTCAGTGGGATGATGGGGCCGTTCATGCGCCCGATCCCGATCAACGTCCCTGTGGCGATGGTGGCCTCGCTGATCCTGGCGTATATCGTGGTGCCTTGGGTGGCATATCGCTGGCTGAAGGGCAAAGCCATGGCCACGCTCGCGCGTCGGAGCGACTTGGAAGAAGCGGGTCAGTCTCAGGAGGATTGGTTGCACCGCAGTTATGTTGCCGTGATCCGCCCCTTGATCGCCAGCGGGCGCAAGCGCTCGGTGTTCTTTCTCGTGGTGGTGGGGTTGCTGCTGTTGTCCATGCTCATGCCCGCTTGGCAATTTATCCGCCCATCCGGCATGAATGGCCCGATCAGTCCCTTGGGTGTGAGCCTGCAGATGCTGCCCGACGGTAACGTCAGCACCTTCACTGTGGAGATCGACACGCCCGCCGGTACCGCGCTGGCCGAGACCGGTCGGGTGGCGCAGGCCGTTGGCGAAGTCCTCGCAGGCAACCGCTATGTGACCCACTACCAGACCTACCTGGGGCGGACCGGGCCGTTGAGCTTCGCCGGCATGGTCCGTGGCGACGCACTACGCAAGGGCAGCAATTTGGCGCAGATCGTAGTCAATCTCATCGGCGCTCACGACCGCCCGCATACCAGTGTCGTGGTCACCAAGGCCTGGAAGGCGCTGGCGCCGGTGCGCAGGGCCTTTCCCCTGAGTCGCATCAAGCTCTTCATGACGCCGCCGGGTCCGCCGGTGCGTTCGCAGGTGTTGGCCGAACTGTACGGGCCGAACTATGAGACGTTACGGCAGAGCGCCGCGCTGGTGAAGCAGGACTTCGAAAAGGTCTACGGCATGATCAATATAGATGACTCGGTTACTGCTACGGCACCGGAGTATCTGATTCACGTCGATGCGCGCAAGGCCATGCTGGCCGGTATCGTGCCTGCCCAGGTCGCTAAGGTGGTACACGATTACGTGGCCGGTATCGAGGTCGGCACGCTGCGCGTGGCGCATGCGCCAGAACCGGTGGAGCTGATCGTGCGTCTGAAGCAGGCGGACCGCTCTTGGATTCAGCAGGTGCGCGACCTGCGCGTCACCAACGCGCAGGGGCGCTCGGTGCCGGTGGGCAGTCTTGTGCGCATCGAGCCGGCCAGCGTGGCCAAGCCGATCCTCGACCGCGATCAACATCCAGTGGTCTACGTCATGGGCGATATGCTCGATGCCAGTCCGGTCTACGCAACGCTGACGCTTAACAAGATGCTCGATGACACGACCTTGCCCAATGGCGTTCATGTGACCACGGCCAATCTGGGCTTCGTCGATGCCCAGCCACACGATGTGACGCACTATCAGTTGCTCTGGGGAGGGGATATGCGGTTGACACTGGACGTGTTCCGCGACCTCGGAGCGGCCTTCATCGTTGCCCTGGTGTTCATTTACCTGTTACTGGTGGCCTATTACCAGTCGTTTGCGCTGCCGATGATCGTGATGGGGGCAATTCCGTTGACCCTGGTCGGTATCTTTCCCGGCCATTGGTTATTCCATATGCCGTTCAACGCGACTTCCATGATCGGCTTCATCGCGCTGGCGGGTATCGTGGTGCGCAATTCGCTGCTGCTCATCGACTTTATATTGGAATATCGACGCCGCGGGTACAGTTTGGCCGATTCGGTGATCGAGGCCGGCGCGATCCGGTTCCGGCCGATCTTGCTGACGGCGTTGGCCATCATTTTCGGCTCGGCGGTGATGGTCAGCGATCCGGTGTTCGGTGGGCTTGCCGTATCGCTGATCTTCGGCACGCTGGCTTCCACGCTGTTGACCCTGGTCGTGATTCCGCTGATGTACTATCTCTGGCAACGGCGTGAGGATGCGCGTGCCGGCACTGCGTGA
- a CDS encoding LysR family transcriptional regulator — MADRRLQVFYTVAKLLSFTKAADTLHMTQPAVTFQIRQLEDHFNTRLFDRTHNRVSLTEAGQVAYQFSERIFELYAELDNSIKELTGDISGALTVGASTTIAEYMLPALLGTFKAEHPDVNLRLRVSNSEGIVSMVENNIIDLGVVEAPVANKNLVVEICRMDELVAVLPPNHAMAGEKTITAKAFFSYPFICREEGSGTREVIMEYLDEQGLDRNSLNECLELGSSESIKGAVEAGMGVSILSRTSLDKEIALGRLAAVPLDPPLRRPFSFVRQRQKFRLRAMEELLNFAREYCETHAHDGHSQTQP; from the coding sequence GTGGCTGATCGCAGACTTCAGGTTTTTTACACCGTCGCCAAGCTTCTGAGTTTCACCAAGGCGGCGGACACTTTGCATATGACCCAGCCGGCGGTCACGTTCCAAATTCGCCAGCTTGAGGATCATTTCAATACGCGGCTTTTTGATCGCACCCACAATCGTGTGAGTCTGACTGAGGCAGGGCAGGTCGCTTACCAGTTCAGCGAACGTATCTTCGAGCTCTATGCGGAGCTGGACAATTCTATCAAGGAGCTGACCGGCGACATCAGCGGTGCGCTGACGGTCGGCGCCTCGACTACGATCGCCGAGTACATGCTGCCAGCGCTCTTGGGTACCTTCAAGGCCGAACACCCCGACGTGAACCTACGCCTGAGGGTTTCGAACAGCGAAGGCATCGTCTCCATGGTCGAGAACAATATCATCGATCTTGGCGTGGTCGAGGCGCCCGTGGCGAACAAAAACCTCGTGGTCGAGATCTGCCGTATGGACGAGCTGGTTGCGGTGCTGCCACCCAACCACGCCATGGCAGGGGAGAAGACGATCACGGCCAAGGCATTCTTCAGCTATCCTTTTATCTGCCGTGAAGAGGGTTCTGGGACGCGCGAAGTGATCATGGAATACCTCGACGAACAAGGACTCGATCGGAACAGTCTCAATGAGTGCCTTGAGCTGGGTAGCTCGGAATCCATCAAAGGGGCTGTAGAGGCTGGGATGGGTGTGAGTATTCTTTCGCGGACCAGTCTGGACAAGGAAATCGCACTTGGGCGCTTAGCTGCGGTACCCCTCGACCCACCGCTGCGTCGGCCATTCTCGTTCGTGCGCCAGCGTCAGAAATTCCGCCTGCGCGCGATGGAGGAACTGCTCAATTTTGCCCGAGAGTACTGCGAAACTCATGCGCATGACGGACACTCGCAAACACAACCGTAA